In Sphingobacteriaceae bacterium, one genomic interval encodes:
- a CDS encoding 1-acyl-sn-glycerol-3-phosphate acyltransferase: MQKKGPVIVAMNHPNAFTDPVAVIFNIYPTRLYYLARGDAFKAGLVTRLLESLGIVPIFRIQDGGKEGLKKNEDAYRRVNYLLDRDKKMVVFAEGLCIQERRLRPLKKGVARMTFGAQEYLKNKQLLVIPVGVNYSQPDKLRSTIFYNVGEPYTLDKYMAEYNVSEAKGYKSFLNELEGKMKALITHINNSEYDETVILIEKMCKSAFLKSQNLNKKDLYDDYKVTKQITELVNSAEINNKEVLDEVKTKIKPYFKALHKAGMRDWIIDPQNKEYLKTLAVLLRCFIVIIGFPVYLTGLLLNYLPFKSTELITKAILKGNKEFYSSIWIGLATFIFLIYYVLLFIVVYHFSSIVLYPILAFLTAGITGKFALHFHYYFLKFLGIIRAVLNKRKFFELSTNRASIVELINKF; the protein is encoded by the coding sequence TTGCAAAAAAAAGGACCAGTAATTGTAGCCATGAATCATCCGAATGCTTTTACTGATCCGGTTGCCGTTATTTTTAATATATATCCAACCAGATTATATTATTTGGCAAGGGGCGATGCCTTTAAAGCCGGATTGGTGACAAGGCTTTTAGAGTCTTTGGGAATTGTTCCTATTTTTAGAATTCAGGATGGCGGAAAGGAAGGATTAAAGAAAAATGAAGATGCTTATAGGCGAGTGAATTATTTGTTGGACAGGGATAAAAAAATGGTGGTATTTGCTGAAGGTTTATGTATTCAGGAAAGAAGATTGCGCCCGCTAAAAAAAGGAGTTGCCCGCATGACCTTTGGTGCACAAGAATATTTAAAAAACAAACAATTACTGGTAATACCGGTTGGTGTAAATTACAGTCAGCCCGATAAACTGAGAAGTACTATTTTTTATAATGTGGGCGAACCTTACACTTTGGATAAATATATGGCGGAGTACAACGTGAGTGAAGCCAAAGGATATAAAAGTTTTTTGAATGAGCTGGAGGGTAAAATGAAAGCATTAATTACCCACATTAATAACAGTGAATATGATGAAACCGTTATACTGATTGAAAAGATGTGCAAATCAGCCTTTTTAAAAAGTCAAAATTTAAACAAGAAAGACCTTTACGATGATTATAAGGTTACCAAACAAATTACTGAATTAGTTAATAGCGCTGAAATTAATAATAAGGAGGTATTGGATGAAGTTAAAACTAAAATTAAACCTTATTTCAAAGCACTTCATAAAGCCGGAATGCGCGACTGGATAATTGATCCGCAAAATAAAGAGTATTTAAAAACGCTAGCTGTGTTGTTGAGGTGTTTTATAGTAATTATTGGTTTCCCGGTTTATTTAACGGGATTGTTATTGAATTATTTACCATTTAAATCAACCGAACTTATTACCAAAGCGATTTTGAAAGGGAATAAAGAATTTTATTCCTCCATTTGGATTGGCTTGGCTACTTTTATCTTTTTGATTTATTACGTGTTATTATTTATTGTGGTGTATCATTTCTCTTCTATCGTATTATATCCGATACTGGCCTTTTTAACAGCAGGAATAACCGGTAAATTCGCCTTACACTTTCATTATTATTTTTTGAAATTTTTAGGCATAATAAGAGCTGTACTAAACAAAAGGAAATTTTTTGAACTGAGCACTAATAGAGCATCAATTGTGGAATTAATTAACAAATTTTAA
- the gyrB gene encoding DNA topoisomerase (ATP-hydrolyzing) subunit B produces the protein MSEISSEKSNYGADNIQVLEGLEAVRKRPAMYIGDIGIKGLHHLVYEVIDNSIDEALAGHCKNITVTILENNSIRVTDDGRGIPTDIHPKLGVSALEVVMTVLHAGGKFDKDTYKVSGGLHGVGVSCVNALSDLLIAEVHRDGKITKQEFAKGKPLYPAKVVGTTDKRGTTVTFTPDLSIFITGEYNYTTLANRIRELSFLNKRIRLTLEDERQKDENGNPISEVFYSEGGLREFVTYLDGAKEKLIEEPIYFENNSGTIPVEVAMLYNNSFAESIQSYVNNINTHEGGTHLSGFRRGLTRTLKNYADKNGLLSKVKFEISGDDFREGLTAVISVKVAEPQFEGQTKTKLGNNEAIGAVDQAISEALQNYLEEHPKQARTIIDKVILAATARHAARKARELVQRKNVMTGSGLPGKLADCASGDPFLCELFLVEGDSAGGTAKQGRNREFQAILPLRGKILNVEKALEYKIYENEEIKNIFTALGVFRGTTEDERALNIEKLRYHKIIIMCDADVDGSHITTLILTFFFRHMKELIEKGHVYIASPPLYLIKKGKDQRYCWNEEQRELAVKEMGGDKTDSVNIQRYKGLGEMNAEQLWETTLDPTTRTLRKVNIDSAAEADRIFSMLMGDEVPPRREFIEKNAKYAKIDA, from the coding sequence ATGTCAGAGATTTCATCAGAAAAATCGAATTACGGGGCGGATAATATACAAGTATTAGAAGGACTCGAAGCAGTAAGAAAAAGACCGGCCATGTATATTGGCGATATCGGAATTAAAGGACTACATCATTTAGTTTATGAAGTAATAGATAACTCCATAGATGAGGCATTAGCCGGACATTGTAAAAATATCACAGTAACCATATTGGAAAATAATTCAATACGTGTTACAGACGATGGAAGAGGAATACCAACTGACATTCACCCTAAACTTGGCGTGAGCGCCCTGGAGGTTGTAATGACAGTTTTACACGCCGGAGGTAAATTTGATAAAGACACGTACAAAGTTTCTGGTGGTTTACATGGTGTTGGTGTAAGTTGCGTGAACGCATTATCGGATTTATTAATTGCCGAGGTACATCGCGATGGAAAAATTACAAAACAGGAATTTGCGAAAGGTAAGCCACTTTATCCGGCCAAGGTAGTAGGAACCACAGATAAAAGAGGCACTACAGTAACATTTACGCCCGATTTAAGCATATTTATTACCGGCGAATATAATTACACCACTTTAGCTAATCGTATACGCGAATTATCGTTTTTAAATAAGCGAATCCGTTTAACATTAGAAGATGAAAGACAAAAAGATGAAAATGGTAATCCGATTAGTGAGGTTTTTTACAGCGAGGGCGGTTTACGCGAGTTTGTTACTTATTTAGATGGAGCTAAAGAAAAATTAATTGAAGAACCTATTTATTTTGAAAATAACAGCGGAACTATTCCTGTTGAGGTAGCTATGCTTTATAATAACTCTTTTGCAGAAAGCATTCAGAGTTACGTAAACAATATTAATACACACGAGGGAGGAACACATTTATCAGGTTTCAGAAGAGGATTAACACGTACACTGAAAAATTATGCAGATAAAAACGGATTATTATCTAAAGTAAAATTTGAAATTAGCGGAGATGACTTTCGAGAAGGGTTAACAGCTGTTATATCGGTAAAAGTAGCGGAACCTCAGTTTGAAGGACAAACCAAAACAAAATTAGGAAACAATGAAGCTATAGGGGCAGTTGACCAGGCGATTAGTGAAGCTCTTCAAAATTACTTGGAAGAACACCCGAAACAAGCACGAACCATTATTGATAAAGTAATTTTAGCGGCCACGGCACGTCATGCAGCCCGAAAAGCCCGTGAATTAGTTCAGCGAAAAAATGTGATGACCGGATCCGGATTACCGGGAAAATTAGCAGATTGCGCCAGCGGTGATCCGTTTTTGTGTGAATTGTTTTTAGTAGAGGGTGATTCTGCAGGCGGAACAGCTAAACAAGGCAGAAATCGTGAGTTTCAGGCTATACTTCCATTGCGTGGAAAAATATTAAACGTAGAAAAAGCATTGGAATATAAAATATATGAGAACGAAGAGATAAAAAATATTTTTACAGCACTCGGCGTATTCAGAGGAACCACCGAGGATGAAAGAGCTTTAAATATTGAAAAACTACGTTACCATAAAATTATTATTATGTGTGATGCCGACGTGGATGGTTCGCACATCACCACATTAATTCTTACTTTCTTTTTCAGGCACATGAAAGAATTAATAGAAAAAGGACATGTGTATATTGCCTCCCCTCCTTTGTATTTAATTAAAAAAGGGAAAGATCAGCGTTATTGCTGGAATGAGGAACAGAGAGAACTTGCAGTAAAAGAAATGGGTGGCGATAAAACGGATAGTGTAAATATCCAACGTTATAAAGGTTTGGGAGAGATGAACGCAGAACAGTTATGGGAAACCACTTTAGACCCAACTACCAGAACCCTGAGAAAAGTAAATATTGACAGCGCTGCTGAAGCAGACAGAATATTTAGCATGTTGATGGGAGATGAAGTTCCACCAAGAAGAGAATTTATTGAGAAAAACGCGAAGTACGCAAAAATTGATGCCTAA
- a CDS encoding SpoIIE family protein phosphatase, whose translation MFSSSQTLISQTQIIDKVNTKNLSNPFVSALFQDSKGYLWVGTIGGLNKYNGYGFTRYRYLINDSSSLSNPAITSFYQNEPNHVFIGTRNGLNIYNYDSDQFKRIYFNEKEENAGLKNNINCLTAVSKTVVAGTGDGILLFDETKNQLQTISHRNSKLLEGWHITCMCVDRLGNLWIGARIRKSSGLIYQVFRYNFSSRRLHEIDIENKTHHCGISEDYLGNIWVANDNGLTCINPGTNNSTFYLAPNGFYSNVSYTHTKDNYIWQCYWSYGITSFDIDKKEFQTYSHSPDLPNSLMSNKCWALLRDDNDILWIGSDVGLQKITNKRPNIDIIQKDPQNFKQSLMGNMLTAVLPSRKQNQTVFVGVDGEGFSIYNKKTRKAINFGPNAEYKNIERFVNQFIEDKNGDVYVLGQNNFQKLVFKNESVKEKYYYGLQEHYCASGMQDPIDSNRIWIGGKNEIFYFDKQSQKINVVDGLNNIDGVFYSTFFCSGNLYFGFKNGLIKLNPTTLETKRIDLPNTGNISCAVVSDNNEVVLGSQFLGLIKFSTGNNKYEILYNKNNEYFSEPSSILLYKGSLWFTGNGGLTRYNLDTKEITEVNTDDGLPSNVVHKIDLLDGYMYLASHNGLSIMNPDFQVSHFISPKVDVTKFEVLSDNLTFNNIQSNDELVLNERQNTFRINFTVLDFNLPEKNRFKFRLLPIENEWRSPVGENYLIFNSLPPGQYRFELLGANADQIWCMEPFVININIVPPFYKTKWFFPVLLITLLVVFVLFVFLRFRSNAKKRDMLEKIIKERTKEIQEQKAELLDSIIYAKRIQKAIFVGANELNESIPESFIYTKPKDKVSGDFYWIGKCKNHLIVFAGDCTGHGVPGALLSVVGTSLLNQIVHEEMLWNPGEILTRLNNIFYRQLSLDVENVRDGMDCSVISIEMKSKKVYYAGAKLDAIMITPNELVDLRSQRISIGENIDTVFTAQTLLKESACSFYLFSDGIRDQHGGPDNKKLSMKRFRDILLQASKLPMAEQKQYIYNTINSWKASMPQTDDMILIGLKI comes from the coding sequence GTGTTTTCCTCAAGTCAAACACTTATTTCACAAACACAGATTATTGATAAAGTAAACACCAAAAACCTGAGTAACCCCTTTGTAAGTGCTTTGTTTCAAGACTCAAAGGGATACCTTTGGGTAGGCACCATCGGCGGATTAAATAAATATAATGGATACGGCTTTACCAGATACCGTTACTTAATTAATGATTCGAGTTCTTTGAGTAATCCCGCAATTACCTCTTTTTATCAAAATGAGCCCAATCATGTTTTTATAGGTACTCGTAATGGTTTAAACATTTACAACTACGATTCAGATCAGTTCAAGAGAATTTATTTCAACGAGAAAGAAGAAAATGCAGGTTTAAAAAATAATATCAATTGTTTAACAGCAGTTAGTAAAACTGTAGTTGCTGGTACTGGCGACGGAATTTTATTATTTGATGAAACTAAAAATCAACTACAAACCATTTCCCATCGCAACTCAAAATTGTTAGAAGGATGGCATATTACCTGTATGTGCGTTGATCGATTAGGGAATTTATGGATAGGCGCAAGAATAAGAAAAAGCTCTGGTTTAATTTATCAAGTTTTTCGTTATAATTTTAGTAGTCGTAGACTACATGAAATTGATATTGAAAATAAAACACATCATTGTGGAATTTCTGAAGACTATTTGGGTAATATTTGGGTAGCGAACGACAATGGCCTAACTTGTATCAATCCCGGAACTAATAACAGTACTTTTTATCTGGCCCCAAACGGATTCTATTCAAATGTTTCGTACACACACACCAAAGATAATTACATTTGGCAATGTTACTGGAGTTACGGCATTACTTCTTTTGATATTGATAAAAAGGAATTTCAAACTTATAGTCATAGTCCCGATTTACCAAACTCCCTAATGAGTAATAAGTGTTGGGCTTTATTAAGAGATGATAATGATATCCTATGGATTGGTTCAGATGTAGGCCTACAAAAAATCACTAACAAAAGGCCCAATATTGATATCATCCAAAAAGATCCGCAAAATTTTAAGCAATCATTAATGGGCAACATGCTCACTGCAGTATTACCAAGCAGAAAGCAAAATCAAACGGTTTTTGTTGGAGTAGATGGCGAAGGATTTTCAATTTATAATAAAAAAACGCGTAAAGCCATAAACTTCGGACCAAATGCAGAGTATAAAAATATAGAACGATTCGTTAACCAGTTTATTGAAGACAAAAACGGCGATGTGTATGTGCTTGGTCAAAATAATTTTCAAAAACTCGTTTTTAAAAATGAATCCGTAAAGGAAAAATATTATTACGGACTTCAAGAACATTATTGCGCTTCGGGTATGCAAGACCCAATCGACTCAAACAGAATTTGGATAGGAGGAAAAAACGAAATATTTTATTTCGATAAACAATCTCAAAAAATTAATGTTGTAGATGGATTGAATAATATTGATGGCGTATTTTACAGCACTTTCTTTTGCAGCGGTAATTTATACTTCGGTTTCAAAAATGGTTTAATTAAATTAAATCCAACTACACTCGAAACAAAACGTATAGATTTACCAAACACCGGCAACATCAGTTGTGCCGTGGTTTCTGATAATAACGAAGTGGTTTTGGGTTCACAATTTTTAGGATTAATAAAATTTTCGACTGGAAATAACAAGTATGAAATACTTTATAATAAGAATAATGAATATTTTTCTGAGCCATCGTCAATTTTATTGTACAAAGGCAGTTTATGGTTTACCGGTAATGGAGGCTTAACTCGTTATAATTTAGATACGAAAGAAATTACGGAAGTGAACACCGATGACGGGCTGCCTTCTAATGTTGTTCATAAAATTGATTTACTGGATGGCTACATGTATTTAGCATCACATAATGGCTTGTCTATCATGAATCCCGACTTTCAAGTGTCCCATTTCATTTCACCTAAAGTTGATGTTACAAAATTTGAAGTGCTCTCTGATAATTTAACCTTCAATAATATTCAGAGTAATGATGAGCTTGTTTTAAATGAAAGACAAAATACTTTCCGCATTAATTTTACGGTATTGGATTTTAATCTTCCCGAAAAAAACAGATTTAAATTCAGATTACTTCCTATTGAAAATGAATGGCGCTCACCTGTTGGAGAAAATTATTTAATATTTAACTCCCTGCCGCCGGGACAATATCGCTTTGAATTGCTGGGAGCCAATGCAGATCAGATTTGGTGTATGGAACCTTTTGTCATTAACATCAATATAGTTCCGCCATTTTATAAAACCAAATGGTTTTTTCCGGTTTTACTAATTACACTGCTTGTTGTTTTTGTTCTTTTCGTCTTTTTAAGATTTAGATCCAACGCCAAAAAGCGAGACATGTTGGAGAAAATAATTAAAGAACGCACGAAAGAAATTCAGGAACAAAAAGCAGAGTTGTTGGATAGTATTATTTATGCGAAGAGAATTCAAAAGGCAATTTTTGTTGGCGCTAATGAGTTAAACGAATCCATTCCGGAAAGTTTTATTTATACCAAACCAAAAGATAAGGTGAGTGGAGATTTTTATTGGATTGGAAAATGTAAAAATCATTTAATCGTTTTTGCGGGTGACTGCACAGGTCACGGAGTGCCGGGCGCTTTACTAAGTGTTGTAGGAACATCCTTACTCAATCAAATTGTGCATGAGGAAATGTTATGGAATCCCGGAGAAATTCTTACGCGTTTAAACAATATTTTTTATCGTCAACTTAGTTTGGATGTTGAAAATGTAAGAGACGGAATGGATTGTTCAGTGATCTCCATCGAAATGAAAAGCAAAAAAGTGTATTATGCCGGCGCAAAACTAGATGCGATTATGATTACTCCAAATGAACTAGTTGACCTGAGGTCTCAACGTATATCCATTGGAGAAAATATTGACACCGTGTTTACAGCCCAAACATTATTAAAAGAATCTGCTTGTAGCTTTTATTTATTTAGCGATGGTATACGCGATCAACATGGTGGCCCTGATAATAAAAAATTATCCATGAAAAGATTTCGCGATATATTACTGCAAGCCTCGAAATTACCAATGGCAGAGCAAAAACAATATATCTATAATACAATAAATAGTTGGAAAGCCAGTATGCCGCAAACGGACGACATGATTTTAATTGGTTTGAAAATTTAA
- a CDS encoding methionyl-tRNA formyltransferase: MRIVFMGTPEFAVASLEALIQNKLNIVAVVTAPDKPAGRGKLLTESPIKKFALTHNLPLLQPANLKSSDFAQELKAINADLQIVVAFRMLPEIIWNMPRLGTYNLHASLLPAYRGAAPINWSIINGENYSGVTTFKLVHEIDAGNILFQEKIEIADFENSGDLHDKLKITGAQLLVKTIKAISNADENKIELPFIKQDETKISHAPKLNRINCKINWHNSAKSIHNLIRGLSPYPGAYSILMLENKELSEWKILKSNYQLKSHAEKAGTLLIENYKIMVFAKDGIIEIIELQQQGKKRMLSADFLRGFKFQSGYCLQ, encoded by the coding sequence ATGCGCATTGTTTTTATGGGAACTCCTGAATTTGCCGTGGCAAGTTTAGAGGCATTAATCCAAAACAAATTAAATATTGTAGCTGTTGTTACCGCGCCGGATAAACCTGCCGGCAGAGGTAAATTATTAACTGAAAGTCCGATTAAAAAATTTGCACTAACACACAACTTACCCCTTTTACAACCTGCCAATTTAAAAAGCTCCGATTTTGCACAAGAATTAAAAGCCATTAACGCCGATTTGCAAATTGTAGTGGCATTTAGAATGTTACCCGAAATAATTTGGAATATGCCAAGGTTAGGTACTTATAATTTACACGCTTCCTTATTACCTGCCTATAGAGGTGCGGCTCCCATTAATTGGAGTATTATCAATGGCGAAAATTATTCAGGAGTAACTACATTTAAACTGGTGCATGAAATTGATGCGGGAAATATTTTATTTCAGGAAAAAATTGAAATTGCAGATTTTGAAAACTCCGGTGATTTGCACGATAAATTAAAAATAACCGGAGCGCAATTGCTTGTGAAAACAATTAAGGCGATAAGTAATGCCGATGAAAATAAAATTGAACTGCCATTTATTAAGCAGGACGAAACAAAAATTAGTCACGCTCCTAAATTGAATAGAATAAACTGCAAAATAAACTGGCATAATTCAGCAAAAAGTATTCATAATTTAATACGAGGATTATCTCCCTATCCCGGTGCTTATTCCATATTAATGCTGGAGAATAAAGAACTTTCGGAGTGGAAAATATTAAAATCAAACTATCAATTAAAATCACATGCTGAAAAAGCAGGTACACTTTTAATTGAAAATTATAAAATTATGGTGTTTGCCAAAGATGGAATTATTGAAATAATAGAATTGCAACAGCAAGGAAAAAAAAGAATGTTAAGCGCTGATTTTTTAAGAGGATTTAAATTTCAAAGCGGATATTGTTTACAATAA
- a CDS encoding DUF3108 domain-containing protein, whose product MKHKSNKNLIFLISSIGILFAFAPLQVPQLFIPVQACSVSAEPLPVQKNIAFREGEVLTYRMHYGALNAGMAVLEVKPDLIEVNGRKVYHIVGNGFTIGSADWFFKVRDRYETYLDKDALLPWLFVRRVDEGGYKFSQDYSFNHYTKKVDIGNGEKFDVPVGVQDMVSAFYSARNMDLSNANPGDIYTMECFVDKELWPLKIKFVGREEIKTDLGKFKCLKFCPIVQKGRVFKKDEDLTVWISDDLNHIPMRAQAKVLVGSIKMDITGVKNLSNPTSKVN is encoded by the coding sequence ATGAAGCATAAATCAAATAAAAATTTAATATTTCTAATTTCAAGTATTGGAATTTTGTTTGCGTTTGCTCCTTTACAAGTGCCTCAGCTTTTTATTCCTGTACAAGCGTGTTCGGTAAGTGCCGAACCTTTGCCGGTTCAAAAAAACATAGCATTTAGAGAAGGGGAAGTTTTGACCTACAGAATGCACTATGGTGCATTAAACGCCGGTATGGCTGTTTTGGAAGTGAAACCGGATTTAATTGAAGTAAACGGCCGAAAAGTTTATCACATTGTTGGCAATGGTTTTACAATTGGTAGCGCCGATTGGTTTTTTAAAGTGAGAGACCGATACGAGACTTATTTAGATAAAGATGCTTTATTGCCCTGGTTGTTTGTAAGGCGAGTTGATGAGGGCGGATACAAATTCAGTCAGGATTACAGTTTTAATCATTACACTAAAAAAGTGGATATTGGTAATGGCGAAAAATTTGATGTGCCGGTTGGCGTGCAGGATATGGTTAGTGCATTTTATTCAGCCAGAAATATGGATTTAAGTAATGCTAATCCCGGTGATATTTACACGATGGAATGTTTTGTGGATAAGGAATTGTGGCCGTTAAAAATAAAATTTGTTGGACGAGAAGAAATAAAAACCGACTTGGGAAAATTTAAGTGTTTAAAGTTTTGTCCAATTGTACAAAAGGGCCGTGTTTTTAAAAAGGATGAGGATTTAACGGTTTGGATAAGTGACGACTTAAATCACATTCCAATGCGGGCTCAGGCCAAAGTATTAGTAGGCAGCATTAAAATGGATATTACGGGTGTAAAAAATTTATCAAACCCAACCAGTAAAGTAAATTAA
- a CDS encoding T9SS type A sorting domain-containing protein, with product MKKTLLTILGLLGLTAAFGQPMPSPSWTIQQNASFSITSAGIRFLDAIDVNTVWVTGYNGGAPNQNYNWWAKSTDGGTTFTSGNTYADTNTYIMANMEGIDGNTAWVSAYLKGTTDRGAAHTTTNGGTTWTNMLAPNMYSVAGQSFLNVVSFWTPSVGMLQGDAIGGEMELYRTTDAGATWTQVPGANIPNPTAGEYGLVNVYCKEGTTNHWFGTNKNRMYRSFDAGLTWSVSALTSTIGGGAALGVTDVAFVNQNYGLASCYWGPTGQGTLTLFNTTDGGATWNLIPNVDPNFGLNDFCAIPGTAYFASCGNGAGNQLLSFSTDNGVTWNSWNSQNIGYLAIDFASSQVGWVGSFSSNTLASSGGVFKYSGPNLFVPTNAVADFTVNASQCASVAVTMTNNSTGAPIPTYTWSTNPAASISNSNAVNPSITFTATGPYTITLIANNTGSTSTTTRTVDVSICAGVNEIASAINSMNVFPNPAKDQLNINITGVIDYSFLITDVLGKPVKAGLSGGEKVSLNVSDLASGIYFLTVQSQGHKSVKKIIIE from the coding sequence ATGAAAAAAACATTACTTACAATTTTAGGTCTATTAGGCTTAACTGCTGCATTTGGACAACCAATGCCAAGCCCAAGTTGGACAATTCAACAAAACGCAAGCTTTTCCATTACATCGGCCGGTATTCGCTTTTTAGATGCCATTGATGTAAATACAGTTTGGGTAACCGGATATAACGGTGGAGCTCCTAATCAAAATTACAATTGGTGGGCTAAAAGTACAGATGGTGGAACAACATTTACTTCAGGAAACACTTATGCTGACACAAATACTTATATTATGGCTAACATGGAAGGTATTGATGGAAACACAGCTTGGGTTTCTGCTTACTTAAAAGGGACTACCGATCGCGGTGCCGCGCATACAACTACTAATGGTGGAACAACTTGGACGAATATGTTAGCTCCTAATATGTATTCTGTTGCCGGACAATCTTTTTTAAATGTAGTTTCATTTTGGACACCTTCTGTAGGTATGTTACAAGGTGATGCTATTGGAGGTGAAATGGAATTGTATCGTACTACAGATGCAGGTGCAACTTGGACTCAGGTTCCAGGCGCCAATATTCCTAACCCAACAGCAGGTGAATATGGTCTTGTTAATGTATATTGTAAAGAGGGTACTACAAATCATTGGTTTGGTACCAATAAAAACCGTATGTATCGCTCTTTTGATGCCGGTTTAACCTGGTCAGTTTCTGCGTTAACTTCAACCATTGGTGGTGGAGCAGCTTTAGGTGTAACAGATGTAGCTTTTGTAAATCAAAATTATGGTTTAGCTAGTTGCTATTGGGGACCAACAGGACAAGGTACTTTAACCTTATTTAATACAACTGATGGTGGTGCAACTTGGAATTTAATTCCAAACGTTGATCCTAACTTTGGTTTAAATGATTTTTGTGCAATTCCGGGAACTGCTTATTTCGCGTCTTGCGGAAACGGTGCAGGTAACCAGTTACTTTCTTTTTCAACAGATAACGGTGTTACCTGGAATAGCTGGAATAGCCAAAACATCGGATACTTAGCCATTGATTTTGCTTCATCACAAGTGGGTTGGGTAGGTTCATTTAGTAGTAATACATTAGCCAGTTCAGGTGGCGTATTTAAATACAGCGGACCGAACTTATTCGTTCCAACTAATGCGGTTGCTGATTTTACAGTAAATGCAAGTCAATGTGCAAGTGTTGCTGTTACCATGACTAATAACTCAACAGGCGCTCCAATTCCTACATACACATGGAGCACAAATCCTGCAGCTTCTATTTCTAACTCTAATGCTGTTAACCCTTCTATAACTTTTACAGCTACAGGGCCATATACTATTACATTAATTGCAAACAATACAGGAAGTACAAGTACAACAACAAGAACAGTTGATGTTTCTATTTGTGCAGGTGTAAATGAAATTGCTTCAGCTATTAATTCAATGAATGTATTTCCTAATCCGGCTAAAGATCAATTAAACATCAATATTACAGGTGTAATTGATTATAGCTTCTTAATAACTGATGTATTGGGCAAACCGGTAAAAGCAGGTTTATCTGGTGGAGAAAAAGTTTCATTAAATGTTAGTGATTTAGCTTCTGGAATCTATTTCTTGACCGTTCAGAGCCAAGGACACAAAAGCGTTAAGAAAATTATTATTGAATAA
- a CDS encoding NAD(P)/FAD-dependent oxidoreductase: MISTDIAIIGAGPVGLFAVFEAGLLKMRCHLIDYLPKAGGQLSEIYPKKPIYDIPGYPSVLAQELVDKLLEQIEPFKPGFTFGERIESLEKKDERDFLLTTNLGNVIQAKVVVIAGGLGCFEPRKPEVTGLEKFENGKGIHYMIIDPEKFRNKNIVIAGGGDSALDWAIYLADICANLTLIHRSESFRGAPDSVAKVMNLAASGKINLKVNSAISAVDGNENLELVEIQNLKSSEKEKIKADCLIPLFGLSPKLGPIDNWGLNIDKSAIEVNTEDYSTNVPGVYAIGDINTYKNKLKLILCGFHEAALMSHSAYKYINPGVKYTMKYTTVQGVNEF; this comes from the coding sequence ATGATATCAACAGATATAGCAATTATTGGTGCAGGCCCTGTAGGTTTATTTGCTGTATTTGAAGCCGGATTATTAAAAATGCGATGCCATTTAATTGATTATTTACCCAAGGCTGGCGGACAGTTATCTGAAATATATCCTAAAAAACCCATCTATGACATTCCGGGCTACCCTTCTGTTTTAGCACAGGAATTAGTAGATAAATTATTAGAACAAATTGAACCTTTTAAACCCGGATTTACTTTTGGAGAACGAATTGAGAGTTTGGAGAAAAAAGATGAAAGAGATTTTTTGTTAACCACAAACTTAGGAAATGTAATACAAGCCAAAGTAGTAGTAATTGCAGGAGGTTTGGGCTGTTTTGAACCTCGTAAGCCTGAAGTGACAGGCTTGGAGAAATTTGAAAACGGAAAAGGTATTCATTATATGATTATTGATCCGGAAAAATTCAGAAATAAAAATATTGTGATAGCCGGCGGAGGTGATAGTGCGTTGGATTGGGCAATTTATTTAGCTGATATCTGTGCAAATTTAACGCTGATCCACCGCAGTGAAAGTTTTAGAGGCGCACCGGATAGTGTAGCTAAAGTGATGAATTTGGCAGCAAGCGGTAAAATAAATTTAAAAGTTAATTCAGCCATTTCAGCAGTTGATGGAAACGAAAATTTGGAGTTAGTTGAAATTCAGAATTTAAAATCAAGCGAAAAAGAAAAAATTAAAGCAGATTGTTTAATACCCTTATTTGGTTTGAGTCCTAAATTAGGCCCTATTGATAATTGGGGATTAAATATTGATAAGTCAGCTATTGAAGTTAATACAGAAGATTACAGTACTAACGTACCGGGTGTTTACGCCATTGGCGACATAAATACTTATAAAAATAAATTAAAATTAATTTTATGTGGTTTTCATGAAGCTGCATTAATGAGTCATAGCGCTTATAAATATATTAATCCGGGCGTGAAATACACCATGAAATACACCACGGTGCAAGGAGTTAATGAGTTTTAG